The following coding sequences are from one Streptomyces sp. NBC_01232 window:
- a CDS encoding DUF6875 domain-containing protein: protein MRGDDLIQSWTAGQIARGEAPAEHLGPLLRVLAWSREFLVSSHPELGRTGPVCPYTQPSLRKELFHLAVPSAGCEDLASAVDSLRTRHAVLSQPLAPEDRELLTILLVLPGFDPTDSVELDELQRKAKDEFVAEGLMIGQFHPVCEEPGLYNEAFRPLRAPLPLLAVRKLLVFDLPFLVSDDAHMDHYLQRFAPALPSRIRDQLVSRVVAA from the coding sequence ATGAGGGGCGACGATCTGATCCAGTCGTGGACCGCCGGCCAGATAGCCCGCGGTGAGGCTCCGGCGGAGCACCTCGGCCCGCTGCTGCGGGTCCTCGCGTGGAGCCGGGAGTTCCTGGTCTCCAGCCACCCCGAACTGGGCCGTACCGGCCCGGTGTGCCCGTACACCCAGCCCTCGCTGCGCAAGGAGCTGTTCCACCTGGCGGTGCCGTCCGCCGGCTGCGAGGACCTGGCGTCGGCGGTGGACTCGCTGCGCACCCGCCACGCGGTCCTCTCGCAGCCGCTGGCGCCGGAGGACCGCGAGCTGCTGACCATCCTCCTGGTCCTGCCGGGGTTCGACCCGACGGACTCGGTGGAGCTGGACGAACTGCAGCGCAAGGCGAAGGACGAGTTCGTGGCGGAGGGGCTGATGATCGGCCAGTTCCACCCGGTGTGCGAGGAGCCGGGCCTCTACAACGAGGCCTTCCGCCCGCTGCGTGCCCCGCTGCCCCTGCTGGCGGTCCGCAAGCTGCTGGTCTTCGATCTGCCGTTCCTGGTGAGCGACGACGCGCACATGGACCACTACCTCCAGCGTTTCGCGCCGGCGCTGCCGTCCCGTATCCGCGACCAGCTGGTGAGCCGGGTGGTGGCCGCCTGA
- a CDS encoding pyridoxal phosphate-dependent decarboxylase family protein — MDRHDLHDLRDWLPRALGVAERWGGQFGPYESHGAHRVGPEAFTEAFDRLAKRMDHNYPFFHPRYAGQMVKPPHPAAVTGYLTAMLFNPNNHAAEGGPATTEMEREAVADLAGMFGFDAHVGHLTTSGTMANLEALYVARQLHPDRGVAYSSECHYTHERMCHVLGMEGHRIPADAHGRIDLGALEGALRGGRIGTVVVTTGTTGLGAVDPVHEVLALARRYGARVHVDAAYGGFYAILGRAGTGGVDPAPWRAIAGCDSVVVDPHKQGLQPYGCGAVLFPDPRAGRHFAHDSPYTYFTDADLHLGEISLECSRAGAAAAALWLTLQLLPLTPDGFGRILAANRRAALRWADLLAASGELELYQRPDLDIVTYFPAAAGGSLSSIDAASERLLREGMTAESDPVFLSVLRADADAFVRRHPRVVRDAEAARVIRSVLIKPEFEHYLPALHARVAQLAGAARSTP; from the coding sequence GTGGACCGTCACGACCTGCACGACTTACGCGACTGGCTGCCGCGCGCGCTGGGGGTGGCGGAGCGGTGGGGCGGGCAGTTCGGCCCGTACGAGAGCCACGGCGCGCACCGGGTGGGCCCGGAGGCGTTCACCGAGGCCTTCGACCGCCTCGCCAAGCGGATGGATCACAACTATCCGTTCTTCCACCCGCGTTACGCCGGACAAATGGTCAAGCCGCCGCATCCGGCGGCCGTCACCGGCTATCTCACCGCCATGCTGTTCAACCCCAACAACCATGCCGCCGAGGGCGGGCCGGCGACCACCGAGATGGAACGCGAGGCGGTCGCCGACCTGGCCGGCATGTTCGGGTTCGACGCGCACGTCGGGCATCTCACCACCAGCGGCACGATGGCCAACCTGGAGGCGCTGTACGTCGCCCGGCAGCTGCATCCGGACCGGGGGGTCGCCTACAGCTCCGAGTGCCATTACACGCACGAGCGGATGTGCCACGTGCTGGGGATGGAGGGCCACCGCATCCCTGCCGATGCGCACGGCCGGATCGACCTCGGCGCGCTGGAGGGCGCGCTGCGCGGCGGGCGGATCGGCACCGTCGTCGTCACCACCGGTACGACCGGGCTGGGGGCGGTCGACCCGGTGCACGAGGTGCTGGCGCTGGCCCGCCGGTACGGGGCGCGGGTGCACGTCGACGCGGCGTACGGCGGGTTCTACGCGATCCTGGGCAGGGCGGGCACGGGTGGCGTCGACCCGGCGCCCTGGCGGGCGATCGCCGGGTGCGACTCGGTGGTGGTGGACCCGCACAAGCAGGGGTTGCAGCCGTACGGGTGCGGGGCGGTGCTCTTCCCCGATCCGCGGGCCGGGCGGCACTTCGCGCACGACTCTCCGTACACCTATTTCACCGACGCCGACCTGCACCTGGGTGAGATCAGTCTGGAGTGCTCGCGGGCGGGGGCCGCGGCGGCCGCGCTGTGGCTGACGCTGCAGTTGCTGCCGCTGACCCCGGACGGCTTCGGGCGGATCCTCGCCGCGAACCGGCGGGCCGCGCTGCGGTGGGCGGACCTGCTGGCCGCGTCCGGGGAGCTGGAGCTGTACCAGCGGCCGGACCTCGACATCGTGACGTACTTCCCGGCGGCCGCCGGGGGCTCGCTGTCCTCGATCGACGCGGCGTCGGAGCGGCTGCTGCGCGAGGGCATGACGGCGGAGTCGGACCCGGTGTTCCTGAGTGTGCTGCGTGCGGACGCGGACGCGTTCGTACGGCGCCACCCGCGCGTGGTGCGGGACGCGGAGGCGGCGCGGGTGATCCGCAGTGTCCTGATCAAGCCGGAGTTCGAGCACTACCTGCCGGCCCTGCACGCCCGTGTGGCGCAGCTCGCGGGGGCTGCCCGGTCAACGCCCTGA
- a CDS encoding multicopper oxidase family protein has protein sequence MVTRRSLLGGAVAATGAGLLTAGGLTPLLGAGSAQATATPGTKPVTVPPPFTVRMPALPVLAPISTSGGQDTYAVTIKEAAREIIPGVRTKVLTYDGHFPGPVLRARSGRKVVIRHRNTLTMPVAVHLHGGNVSPENDGGPMDTFGPGTSRTYTYPNQQPGAGLWFHDHAHHMESEHVFRGLSATYLLSDETERSLPLPAGQYEVPIALRDARFDEAGQLVYVMDDVFGRTTILANGRPTPYFEVAARKYRFRLLNSSNMRFFQLRLSDGGQMIQIGSDGGLLERPFTTDTIGLSPAERADVVIDFSRYPTGTKIVLENTLGPGTPDQVGKVLRFDVVRTAPDPSRVPDVLRTLAPLPAATVQRTVVLSMDEDGRQEPRAFMDGQVWDHDRIDQTITHGTSEIWTVTNANKLVPHNFHMHLVQFRLLERNGAPVGPAEAGLKDTVRLFPGETVKLHATFDTYRGTYVYHCHLLDHSAMGMMANFRIR, from the coding sequence ATGGTCACCAGACGCAGCCTGCTCGGCGGAGCCGTAGCCGCGACCGGCGCCGGCCTGCTCACCGCCGGCGGGCTGACACCGCTCCTCGGCGCCGGGTCCGCGCAGGCCACCGCCACCCCCGGGACCAAGCCGGTCACCGTCCCGCCGCCCTTCACGGTGCGGATGCCGGCCCTGCCCGTGCTCGCACCGATATCCACGTCCGGCGGCCAGGACACCTACGCCGTCACCATCAAGGAAGCGGCCCGGGAGATCATCCCCGGGGTCCGGACCAAAGTCCTCACCTACGACGGCCACTTCCCCGGCCCCGTGCTGCGCGCCCGCAGCGGACGCAAAGTGGTGATCCGCCACCGCAACACCCTCACCATGCCGGTCGCGGTGCACCTGCACGGCGGCAACGTCTCCCCGGAGAACGACGGCGGCCCGATGGATACCTTCGGCCCGGGCACCTCCCGCACGTACACCTACCCCAACCAGCAGCCGGGCGCCGGCCTCTGGTTCCACGACCACGCCCACCACATGGAGTCGGAGCACGTCTTCCGCGGCCTGTCCGCCACCTACCTGCTCTCCGACGAGACCGAGCGCTCGCTGCCCCTGCCCGCCGGCCAGTACGAGGTCCCGATCGCCCTGCGCGACGCCCGCTTCGACGAGGCCGGACAGCTCGTCTACGTCATGGACGACGTCTTCGGCCGCACCACGATCCTCGCCAACGGCCGCCCCACCCCCTACTTCGAGGTCGCCGCCCGCAAATACCGCTTCCGGCTCCTCAACTCCTCCAACATGCGCTTCTTCCAGCTGCGCCTGTCCGACGGCGGCCAGATGATCCAGATCGGCAGCGACGGCGGACTGCTGGAACGCCCCTTCACCACCGACACCATCGGCCTGTCCCCGGCCGAACGGGCGGACGTGGTCATCGACTTCTCCCGCTACCCCACCGGAACGAAGATCGTCCTGGAGAACACCCTCGGCCCGGGCACCCCCGACCAGGTCGGCAAGGTACTGCGCTTCGACGTCGTACGGACGGCCCCCGACCCCAGCCGCGTACCGGACGTCCTGCGCACACTCGCACCCCTGCCGGCGGCGACCGTGCAGCGCACCGTCGTCCTCAGCATGGACGAGGACGGCCGGCAGGAGCCGCGGGCGTTCATGGACGGCCAGGTCTGGGACCACGACCGCATCGACCAGACCATCACGCACGGCACCTCGGAGATCTGGACCGTCACCAACGCCAACAAGCTCGTCCCGCACAACTTCCACATGCACCTGGTCCAGTTCCGGCTGCTGGAGCGCAACGGCGCCCCGGTCGGACCGGCCGAGGCCGGACTCAAGGACACGGTCCGCCTCTTCCCCGGCGAGACGGTCAAACTCCACGCCACCTTCGACACCTACAGGGGCACGTACGTCTACCACTGCCACCTGCTGGACCACTCGGCGATGGGCATGATGGCCAACTTCCGCATCCGGTAA
- a CDS encoding condensation domain-containing protein, translating to MAATVAMTVVLRPGPPTSLDLHGRLTPAALTAALASLPPCTPTLHRHTDHHHTLTLPPPPFPAGRLSDLLTGAAAGEGRPGAARGHHAAAHPADAGCATDAGCATHPTDAGCAAPTGCAAHTGCGDQEPERLPPTTPLQHDVLLDAMTHPGAGLHVEQLHWRWYGPLDTPRFAAAWQTLYDTEAVLRTALARPAAPGATPLLAVHPHAAPQLERHPRGSADWHALLLSERMREFDLYRPGTALRIALLEEPGPVFRVLLTYHQALLDGWSARLLQRTLYRAYLADGRPVGSERRPDIRDHMRWLARQDPAPARAFWARTGAPPGAAGLPGHRTAGRPRLRGHGRTRQRLTPHEARHLRNWAAAHGATESTALHTAWALQLHRATPHAPAVTFAAAVSGRGIPLPGAERLPGPLRGALPLHVRIDPATPLTRLLSALAGQALEAASYEWVSPGQAAQWSPPTPHGPDAGARRIPDSLIAFEAHAPTGPADDDPVHTELATEGVRVGAAEAIGAHTAHPLTLTAHHDTDGGLVLTCVYDRTRITDSDAAETLAQTTLLLRELPATTGGTTTVAEALTLLDAGPVPRIARPAPAARTLRILRAAARTGAGTICLVPPPDAPPGCYDALAAAYPGPQTLTTVAPPADARTVLAALRPALARGEPLLLGGFSGAGSLACEVAERIASHGWHPPLVAIGGALTTQGDPDPVRALARTLETAAAAATTTARP from the coding sequence ATGGCCGCCACCGTGGCCATGACCGTGGTCCTCAGACCCGGCCCTCCGACCTCCCTCGACCTCCACGGCAGGCTCACCCCTGCCGCGCTCACCGCCGCCCTCGCGTCGCTGCCGCCGTGCACACCGACACTGCACCGGCACACCGACCACCACCACACGCTCACCCTGCCCCCGCCACCGTTCCCCGCCGGACGGCTGTCCGACCTGCTGACCGGGGCCGCGGCGGGGGAGGGGCGGCCCGGCGCCGCCCGCGGACACCACGCCGCCGCACACCCCGCAGACGCCGGATGCGCCACAGACGCCGGTTGTGCCACGCATCCCACGGACGCCGGATGCGCAGCACCCACCGGATGCGCCGCACACACCGGATGCGGCGACCAGGAACCGGAACGGCTGCCGCCCACCACACCCCTCCAACACGACGTACTGCTCGACGCGATGACCCACCCCGGCGCCGGCCTGCACGTGGAGCAGCTCCACTGGCGCTGGTACGGGCCGCTGGACACCCCGCGGTTCGCCGCCGCCTGGCAGACGCTGTACGACACCGAAGCGGTCCTGCGCACCGCACTGGCCAGGCCCGCCGCGCCCGGCGCCACCCCGCTCCTGGCCGTCCACCCGCACGCCGCCCCGCAACTGGAACGCCATCCCCGCGGCAGCGCCGACTGGCACGCCCTGCTCCTCAGCGAACGGATGCGCGAGTTCGACCTGTACCGGCCCGGCACAGCCCTGCGCATCGCACTGCTGGAGGAACCCGGCCCGGTGTTCCGGGTACTCCTGACCTACCACCAGGCCCTCCTCGACGGCTGGAGCGCACGCCTGCTCCAGCGCACCCTCTACCGGGCCTACCTCGCCGACGGACGGCCGGTCGGCAGCGAACGGCGCCCCGACATCCGCGACCACATGCGCTGGCTGGCCCGGCAGGACCCGGCACCGGCCCGCGCGTTCTGGGCCCGCACCGGCGCCCCGCCCGGCGCCGCCGGCCTGCCCGGGCACCGCACGGCCGGCCGCCCGCGGCTGCGCGGCCACGGACGGACCCGCCAACGCCTCACCCCGCACGAGGCACGGCACCTGCGGAACTGGGCGGCGGCCCACGGCGCGACGGAGAGCACCGCCCTGCACACCGCCTGGGCCCTCCAGCTCCACCGCGCCACCCCGCACGCGCCCGCGGTCACCTTCGCGGCGGCCGTCTCCGGCCGGGGCATCCCGCTCCCCGGCGCCGAACGCCTCCCCGGCCCACTGCGCGGCGCCCTCCCGCTGCACGTGCGCATCGACCCCGCCACCCCCCTGACCCGCCTGCTGAGCGCACTGGCCGGCCAGGCCCTGGAGGCCGCCTCCTACGAATGGGTCTCCCCGGGCCAGGCCGCCCAGTGGTCCCCGCCCACCCCCCACGGCCCCGACGCCGGCGCCCGCCGGATCCCCGACTCCCTCATCGCCTTCGAAGCACACGCGCCCACCGGCCCCGCCGACGACGACCCCGTCCACACCGAACTCGCCACCGAGGGCGTACGCGTCGGCGCCGCCGAGGCCATCGGCGCACACACCGCGCACCCCCTCACCCTCACCGCACACCACGACACCGACGGCGGGCTCGTCCTCACCTGCGTCTACGACCGGACCCGCATCACCGACTCCGACGCCGCCGAAACACTCGCCCAGACCACCCTGCTGCTGCGCGAACTGCCCGCCACCACCGGCGGGACCACCACCGTCGCCGAGGCCCTGACCCTGCTCGACGCCGGCCCCGTACCCCGCATCGCCCGCCCCGCCCCCGCCGCCCGCACCCTGCGGATCCTGCGCGCGGCCGCCCGTACCGGCGCCGGCACGATCTGCCTGGTCCCACCGCCCGACGCACCACCGGGCTGCTACGACGCGCTCGCCGCGGCCTACCCCGGCCCGCAGACGCTGACCACCGTGGCGCCGCCCGCCGACGCACGGACCGTCCTGGCCGCACTCCGCCCCGCCCTCGCCCGCGGCGAGCCGCTGCTGCTGGGCGGATTCTCCGGCGCCGGCTCCCTCGCCTGCGAAGTGGCCGAACGCATCGCCTCCCACGGCTGGCACCCGCCCCTCGTGGCGATCGGCGGCGCCCTCACCACCCAAGGCGACCCCGACCCGGTCCGCGCCCTCGCCAGGACCCTGGAGACGGCCGCAGCCGCAGCCACCACCACCGCCCGGCCCTGA
- the metK gene encoding methionine adenosyltransferase, producing MSRRLFTSESVTEGHPDKIADQISDTILDALLAQDPASRVAVETLITTGLVHIAGEVTTQAYAPIAQLVREKILEIGYDSSVKGFDGASCGVSVSIGAQSPDIAQGVDTAYENRVEGDEDELDKQGAGDQGLMFGYACDETPELMPLPIHLAHRLSRRLSEVRKNGTLPYLRPDGKTQVTIEYDGDKAVRLDTVVVSSQHASDIDLEALLAPDIKAHVVEHVLAQLADDGIKLETAGYRLLVNPTGRFEIGGPMGDAGLTGRKIIIDTYGGMARHGGGAFSGKDPSKVDRSAAYAMRWVAKNVVAAGLASRCEVQVAYAIGKAEPVGLFVETFGTEKTDITRIEDAIAEVFDLRPAAIIRDLDLLRPIYAQTAAYGHFGRELPDFTWERTDRAELLKAAAGA from the coding sequence ATGTCCCGTCGTCTGTTCACCTCGGAGTCCGTGACCGAGGGACACCCCGACAAGATCGCCGACCAGATCAGCGACACCATCCTCGACGCACTGCTCGCCCAGGACCCCGCCTCCCGCGTCGCCGTCGAGACACTGATCACCACCGGTCTTGTGCACATCGCGGGCGAGGTGACGACCCAGGCCTACGCGCCGATAGCGCAGCTCGTACGCGAGAAGATCCTCGAAATCGGCTACGACTCCTCCGTCAAGGGCTTCGACGGCGCCTCCTGCGGCGTGTCCGTCTCGATCGGCGCACAGTCCCCGGACATCGCCCAGGGCGTCGACACCGCCTACGAGAACCGGGTCGAGGGCGACGAGGACGAACTCGACAAGCAGGGCGCCGGCGACCAGGGCCTGATGTTCGGCTACGCCTGCGACGAGACCCCCGAGCTCATGCCACTGCCCATCCACCTCGCCCACCGGCTCTCCCGCCGCCTGTCCGAGGTCCGCAAGAACGGCACCCTCCCGTACCTGCGCCCCGACGGCAAGACCCAGGTCACCATCGAGTACGACGGCGACAAGGCCGTCCGCCTCGACACCGTCGTCGTCTCCTCCCAGCACGCCTCCGACATCGACCTCGAAGCACTGCTCGCCCCCGACATCAAGGCACACGTGGTCGAGCACGTCCTCGCACAGCTCGCGGACGACGGCATCAAACTGGAGACCGCCGGCTACCGCCTCCTGGTCAACCCCACCGGCCGCTTCGAGATCGGCGGCCCCATGGGCGACGCCGGCCTCACCGGCCGCAAGATCATCATCGACACCTACGGCGGCATGGCCCGCCACGGCGGCGGCGCCTTCTCCGGCAAGGACCCCTCCAAGGTCGACCGCTCCGCCGCGTACGCCATGCGCTGGGTCGCCAAGAACGTGGTCGCCGCCGGCCTCGCCTCGCGCTGCGAGGTCCAGGTCGCCTACGCCATCGGCAAGGCCGAGCCCGTCGGCCTCTTCGTCGAAACCTTCGGCACCGAGAAGACCGACATCACCAGGATCGAGGACGCCATCGCCGAGGTCTTCGACCTCCGCCCGGCCGCCATCATCCGCGACCTCGACCTGCTGCGCCCCATCTACGCCCAGACCGCCGCCTACGGCCACTTCGGCCGCGAACTCCCCGACTTCACCTGGGAGCGCACCGACCGCGCCGAACTGCTGAAGGCCGCCGCCGGCGCCTGA
- a CDS encoding carbohydrate kinase family protein — protein sequence MRIAVTGSIATDHLMAFPGRFVDQLLPDQLHHISLSFLVDTLEVRRGGVAANIAYGLGGLRMTPLLAGAVGPDFAEYEVWLKEHGVDTGAVHVSAEHQTARFMCMTDQDSNQIASFYAGAMAESARIDLHTLHAHTPLDLILVSPNDPGAMVRHTEQARELGIAFAADPSQQLARLTGDEVRSLVTGARWLFTNAYESALLRERTGWTHEDVLDRVGTWITTLGAQGVRIDTKNAPTLTVPAVPDVHAADPTGVGDAFRSGFLAAVGWGLPQETAAQLGCAMSALVLAAVGSQSYEIQPDLLLATVRTVYGEHAAGLLEPKLGQLI from the coding sequence GTGCGTATCGCGGTGACCGGATCCATCGCCACAGATCACCTCATGGCCTTCCCGGGCCGGTTCGTCGACCAGCTGCTCCCCGACCAGCTGCACCACATCTCCCTGTCCTTCCTCGTCGACACCCTCGAGGTACGGCGCGGGGGAGTGGCCGCCAACATCGCCTACGGACTCGGCGGCCTGCGCATGACCCCCCTCCTCGCGGGCGCCGTGGGACCCGACTTCGCCGAGTACGAGGTCTGGCTCAAGGAACACGGAGTCGACACCGGCGCCGTGCACGTCTCCGCCGAGCACCAGACCGCCCGCTTCATGTGCATGACCGACCAGGACTCCAACCAGATCGCCTCCTTCTACGCCGGCGCGATGGCCGAGTCCGCCCGCATCGACCTGCACACCCTGCACGCCCACACCCCCCTCGACCTGATCCTCGTCTCGCCCAACGACCCCGGCGCGATGGTCCGCCACACCGAACAGGCCCGGGAGCTCGGCATCGCCTTCGCCGCCGACCCCTCCCAGCAACTCGCCCGCCTCACCGGCGACGAGGTGCGCAGCCTCGTCACCGGAGCACGCTGGCTCTTCACCAACGCGTACGAATCCGCGCTGCTGCGCGAACGCACCGGATGGACCCACGAGGACGTCCTCGACCGCGTCGGCACCTGGATCACCACCCTCGGCGCCCAGGGCGTCCGCATCGACACCAAGAACGCACCCACCCTCACCGTCCCCGCCGTCCCCGACGTCCACGCCGCGGACCCGACCGGCGTCGGAGACGCCTTCCGCTCCGGCTTCCTGGCCGCCGTCGGCTGGGGACTCCCGCAGGAGACCGCCGCCCAGCTCGGCTGCGCCATGTCCGCGCTGGTCCTGGCGGCCGTGGGCTCGCAGTCGTACGAGATCCAGCCCGACCTGCTCCTCGCCACCGTCCGCACGGTGTACGGGGAGCACGCGGCCGGGCTGCTGGAGCCGAAGCTGGGGCAGCTGATATGA